The Gammaproteobacteria bacterium genome has a segment encoding these proteins:
- the gspF gene encoding type II secretion system protein GspF codes for MAQWSFAALDEAGRRRRGTVEGDNPRHVRGLLREQGLRPLQVRPARPGIASRFRLGKRRALGSEALAQLTRQLATLLRGGLPLDAALNALAAQRSRHSEVLVGVRARVQEGYSFAEALDASRRAFPELLVATVGAGERIGRLEEVLERLAEHFEKRQALRQQVRAALAYPMVLTVFSLAIVSLMLVYVVPQVTPVFVDSGVELPRLTRVLITVSDFARAWGWLALLAAAAGCGLLARALRLPAARLKLHRLLLRTPLFGALSRELNSARLMQSLSTLTDAGVSVWESLRVAARMLTNLPMRRAAMDAAREVSEGKSAAEALDRNGLFPPLCIQLIASGEASGELHQLLGRAAETQERELSARINTLTSLLQPVLIMLVGGFVLLIVLSILMPIFEMNRLIGQ; via the coding sequence GTGGCCCAATGGAGTTTCGCCGCGCTGGACGAGGCCGGCCGACGCAGGCGCGGCACCGTCGAAGGAGACAACCCGCGCCATGTGCGCGGCCTGTTGCGCGAGCAGGGCTTGCGGCCGCTCCAGGTGCGGCCGGCGAGGCCCGGTATCGCCAGTCGCTTCCGGCTCGGTAAACGGCGCGCACTCGGCAGCGAGGCCCTGGCGCAGCTGACCCGCCAGCTTGCCACGCTGCTGCGCGGCGGACTGCCGCTGGACGCGGCCCTCAACGCGCTGGCCGCCCAGCGCTCTCGTCACAGCGAAGTCCTCGTGGGCGTGCGGGCCCGCGTGCAGGAAGGCTACAGCTTCGCCGAGGCCCTTGACGCATCGCGTCGCGCGTTCCCGGAATTGCTCGTCGCCACGGTCGGCGCCGGCGAACGGATCGGCCGCCTGGAGGAAGTGCTGGAGCGGCTGGCCGAGCACTTCGAGAAACGCCAGGCGCTGCGCCAGCAGGTACGGGCGGCCCTGGCCTACCCGATGGTGCTCACCGTCTTCAGCCTGGCGATCGTGAGCCTGATGCTGGTCTATGTCGTGCCGCAGGTTACCCCGGTATTCGTCGACAGCGGCGTGGAACTGCCGCGTCTGACGCGCGTACTGATCACAGTAAGCGATTTTGCCCGCGCCTGGGGCTGGCTGGCGCTGTTGGCGGCCGCCGCGGGCTGCGGTCTTCTCGCCCGCGCGCTGCGCCTTCCCGCGGCGCGCCTGAAGTTGCACCGGCTGCTCCTGCGCACTCCGCTGTTCGGCGCACTTTCCCGCGAACTGAATTCGGCCCGCCTGATGCAGTCGCTTTCCACGCTAACCGATGCCGGCGTCTCCGTCTGGGAGTCCTTGCGGGTGGCTGCGCGCATGCTGACCAATCTGCCCATGCGCCGGGCCGCGATGGACGCGGCCCGGGAAGTCAGCGAAGGCAAATCGGCCGCCGAGGCGCTGGACCGCAACGGGCTGTTTCCGCCGCTTTGCATCCAGCTTATCGCCAGCGGCGAGGCCAGCGGCGAATTGCATCAACTGCTTGGCCGCGCGGCGGAAACCCAGGAACGGGAACTGTCGGCGCGCATCAACACCCTGACCTCGCTGCTGCAACCGGTACTGATCATGCTGGTGGGGGGATTCGTGCTGCTGATCGTGCTGTCCATACTGATGCCGATCTTCGAAATGAACCGCCTCATCGGCCAGTAG